In the Candidatus Electrothrix sp. GW3-4 genome, one interval contains:
- a CDS encoding phosphoadenosine phosphosulfate reductase family protein, producing MSKDKMRHVCGISGGKDSAALAIYLKEKGAIPDVEYFFSDTGCELPETYDFIDRLEAYLGKKITRIGGEAPFKHHLFMMGNMLPSPKQRWCTVKMKIEPFEKFVGTDNVTSYIAIRADEHREGYISTKSNITPAFPFIHDDIVRKDVFQILEDTVGIPEYYKWRSRSGCYFCFFQRHEEWIGLFDNHPDLFQKAVEMEKIDPDTGEGFSWIQGMSLKQLLERREEIIELASKRRKGEDNRSWQEILLEEGDSDDSGCLICSL from the coding sequence ATGAGTAAGGATAAAATGCGTCATGTTTGTGGTATTTCCGGCGGCAAAGACAGTGCCGCATTAGCTATTTATTTGAAAGAAAAAGGTGCGATACCTGATGTAGAGTATTTTTTTTCTGATACCGGTTGTGAGTTACCAGAAACGTATGACTTCATTGACCGTCTTGAAGCCTATCTTGGAAAAAAGATAACTCGGATAGGAGGAGAGGCACCTTTTAAACATCACCTTTTTATGATGGGAAACATGTTGCCATCTCCAAAGCAACGTTGGTGTACCGTTAAAATGAAAATAGAACCCTTTGAAAAATTTGTAGGAACAGATAACGTGACGAGTTATATAGCCATCCGCGCCGATGAACATCGTGAAGGTTATATTTCCACTAAATCTAATATTACGCCTGCTTTTCCTTTTATCCACGATGATATTGTCCGAAAGGATGTCTTTCAAATTTTAGAAGATACTGTTGGTATACCTGAATATTATAAATGGCGTAGTCGTTCAGGCTGTTATTTTTGTTTTTTTCAACGACATGAGGAGTGGATTGGCCTTTTTGACAATCATCCTGATTTGTTTCAAAAAGCGGTGGAGATGGAAAAAATTGATCCTGATACCGGAGAAGGATTTTCTTGGATTCAAGGGATGAGTTTGAAACAGCTTTTAGAGCGTAGGGAAGAAATTATTGAGCTGGCATCGAAGCGAAGAAAGGGAGAGGATAACAGAAGTTGGCAGGAAATTTTATTGGAAGAAGGGGACTCTGATGATTCAGGGTGCTTGATTTGTAGCCTGTAA
- a CDS encoding DUF262 domain-containing protein, translated as MPIENIDRELKKIYELNTAKKFVLPNFQRSFVWKSKAQKELIASFIVHLPIGSLLVLEGEQGDFSARALCFPDKIQPAEDCSYVLDGQQRLSTLRTVFYDLFQESDDWLATWNKLYSSLRARWFIRVKPDKSELDPFGFRKLHFETLIKYDQGQLIDFIEERKIFKTRIDAFYHPGYKPVDNDGNKLTGNKARLHIARKFAELNIVPLYELHKGQNGIHHKTLDQIASKRLDDLKAEVNDADDYIEKYNALLGEVEDDIEELVKTDDTNAIDQAWIELKVRWVRSVSEYLEGITSRKIPIILLPSSEISRAVAIFEAINKGGTPLSVYDLVVAKAAKNSEIDNLSNRICKNLRDKIHIPDHLNSKFTSSSLSNKWSCENMQVIDNNEPARFVQDWYLNILSLIVYLKVKDHSEKINDNIYRVEYIKRERILELSSEEINQYTDRAVASLVKAFAFVHFRCGVMKVNSVPYRLMVLVIAYFLDDENNWDNKKVIDQLEYWYWCSLFGGGYHYRQNETCIEDIENLSIFFEKGENKFQKRAADVLGIVGYANKDMLLRKNEEIEGASVREGILQYILSKSPVDFLNDDQKITSWDVTNGKFDVEVHHLIPLAGATTIDTSSSKIRKDKSHILNSALNLTYISKDANRKIRDKGAVEYFNYIDSMSTIGHCVPSVDKLKNDYGEDYYESFLADRFEFIYRELRQELDDLIN; from the coding sequence ATGCCTATTGAAAATATTGACAGAGAACTCAAGAAGATATACGAGCTAAATACCGCAAAAAAATTCGTTTTACCAAATTTTCAAAGAAGCTTTGTTTGGAAATCAAAAGCACAAAAGGAGCTTATAGCGTCTTTTATAGTGCATTTGCCAATTGGAAGCCTATTAGTTCTTGAAGGCGAACAGGGGGATTTTTCCGCAAGAGCATTATGCTTTCCCGATAAAATTCAACCAGCTGAAGATTGTAGCTATGTACTTGATGGTCAGCAAAGATTATCAACGCTTCGGACAGTTTTTTATGATCTTTTTCAAGAGAGCGATGATTGGTTAGCAACTTGGAATAAATTATATTCAAGTTTGCGAGCTAGATGGTTTATTCGGGTAAAACCTGATAAAAGTGAACTTGATCCTTTCGGTTTCAGAAAATTACATTTTGAAACACTTATAAAGTACGATCAGGGGCAATTGATTGATTTTATAGAGGAAAGAAAAATATTTAAAACTAGAATTGATGCTTTCTATCATCCAGGCTACAAGCCTGTAGATAATGACGGAAATAAACTTACCGGAAATAAAGCAAGGTTACATATAGCAAGAAAGTTTGCTGAATTAAATATAGTACCACTTTACGAACTTCATAAGGGACAAAACGGTATTCACCATAAAACACTTGATCAAATAGCTTCGAAACGCCTTGATGATTTGAAGGCGGAAGTAAATGATGCCGATGATTATATTGAGAAATATAATGCTCTATTAGGAGAAGTCGAAGATGACATCGAAGAACTTGTCAAAACTGACGACACTAATGCCATTGATCAAGCATGGATAGAGCTTAAGGTTAGGTGGGTAAGGAGCGTTTCGGAATACTTAGAAGGGATTACGTCAAGAAAAATACCAATAATTTTACTGCCAAGCTCTGAAATCAGCCGGGCTGTAGCAATTTTTGAGGCTATCAATAAAGGGGGGACTCCGCTTAGTGTTTATGATTTAGTCGTTGCAAAGGCAGCAAAAAATAGTGAAATTGACAATTTATCAAACAGGATATGCAAGAATCTTCGTGATAAAATTCATATTCCAGACCATCTCAATAGTAAGTTTACTTCATCATCATTAAGCAATAAATGGTCTTGTGAAAATATGCAAGTTATAGACAATAATGAACCTGCTAGATTTGTTCAGGATTGGTATTTGAATATTTTGTCACTTATTGTGTATTTGAAAGTGAAAGATCACTCTGAAAAAATAAACGATAACATATATCGTGTTGAATATATAAAAAGAGAAAGAATTCTAGAATTATCTTCTGAAGAGATCAATCAGTATACGGACCGTGCGGTGGCTTCTTTGGTAAAAGCTTTTGCATTTGTCCACTTTCGATGCGGTGTAATGAAAGTTAACTCTGTACCTTACAGGTTAATGGTGTTGGTAATCGCTTATTTTTTAGATGATGAAAACAACTGGGACAATAAAAAAGTAATTGACCAGCTAGAATATTGGTACTGGTGTTCGTTATTTGGAGGCGGGTATCATTATCGTCAAAATGAGACATGCATTGAAGATATTGAAAATCTATCTATATTTTTTGAGAAAGGTGAGAATAAATTTCAAAAAAGAGCAGCTGATGTTCTCGGTATTGTGGGGTATGCAAATAAAGATATGCTCCTAAGAAAAAATGAAGAAATTGAAGGGGCAAGTGTACGAGAAGGGATTTTGCAATACATACTGAGTAAAAGTCCTGTTGATTTCCTTAATGACGATCAGAAAATAACCAGTTGGGATGTGACGAATGGAAAATTTGATGTTGAAGTGCATCATTTGATCCCACTTGCAGGTGCAACAACAATAGATACTTCCTCATCTAAAATTAGAAAAGATAAATCTCATATTTTAAACAGTGCATTAAATCTTACTTATATTTCCAAAGATGCCAATAGAAAAATTAGAGACAAAGGGGCAGTTGAATATTTTAACTATATTGACTCTATGAGTACGATTGGCCATTGTGTACCTAGTGTAGATAAATTAAAAAATGATTACGGAGAAGATTATTATGAAAGTTTCTTAGCTGATCGATTTGAATTTATTTATAGAGAACTCCGGCAAGAGTTAGATGATTTGATAAATTAG
- a CDS encoding nucleotidyltransferase family protein, with amino-acid sequence MKELERIQRQKKNILAIARQHGIVRLRIFGSVIRGEETPQSDIDLLVELEPGRSMLDLGGALIRLQELLGRKVDIVTERGLHWYLKEKIMQEAIQL; translated from the coding sequence ATGAAAGAACTCGAAAGAATACAGCGACAAAAAAAGAACATCCTTGCCATTGCCCGACAGCACGGGATTGTCCGGCTACGAATATTCGGTTCTGTCATCCGAGGTGAAGAAACTCCGCAGAGTGATATTGACCTGCTTGTCGAGCTGGAGCCGGGGCGCAGCATGCTGGATCTCGGCGGTGCGCTGATCAGGCTGCAAGAACTGCTGGGTCGAAAGGTGGATATCGTGACGGAACGCGGCCTGCATTGGTATCTGAAAGAGAAGATTATGCAGGAAGCGATACAGTTATGA
- a CDS encoding hydrogenase maturation protease, with amino-acid sequence MNSPPSVLVYGFGNPGREDDGAGVALAERIRAAALPGVTTDSNYQLNVEDALLLSEHDIVIFADATRSPVDHFNFYRLQPDASVSFTTHAMSPGSVLALCSQLYGKTPPAYMLEIGGMSFALQEGLTDAGVENVEVAALFLLELLRVGSVERLEEAIASH; translated from the coding sequence GTGAACTCGCCCCCTTCTGTGCTAGTCTACGGCTTTGGCAATCCGGGCCGGGAAGATGACGGGGCCGGTGTCGCCCTGGCAGAACGCATCCGGGCAGCAGCCCTGCCCGGTGTAACCACGGACAGCAATTACCAGCTCAATGTGGAAGATGCCCTGCTCCTCAGCGAGCATGATATCGTCATTTTTGCCGATGCCACCCGCTCACCGGTTGATCACTTCAACTTCTACCGCCTACAACCCGACGCCTCTGTCTCCTTTACCACCCATGCCATGTCACCGGGATCGGTGCTGGCTCTCTGTTCTCAGCTCTATGGAAAAACCCCGCCCGCCTATATGCTGGAGATAGGCGGGATGTCTTTTGCGTTGCAGGAGGGGCTGACGGATGCGGGGGTGGAGAATGTGGAGGTTGCGGCCCTTTTTTTGCTGGAGTTGCTGCGGGTGGGGAGTGTTGAGCGGTTGGAGGAAGCTATTGCATCTCATTAA
- a CDS encoding Ni/Fe hydrogenase subunit alpha, with product MAQKITIEPVTRVEGHGKVTIHLDDNHQVTESRLHIVEFRGFERFVCGRPFWEAPVLVQRLCGICPVSHHLAAAKAMDMLVGAGDGNGLTPVAEKMRRLMHYGQIFQSHVLHFFHLASPDLLFGMDADPERRNVIGVILEHPELAKQAVLMRKYGQEIIAATAGKKIHGTGAVPGGINKNLSLEDRDAFLNGINGNPDLSADKMIEWSEAALALLLDYHSSHTDFLDGFATFPSNHLSLVRPDGALDLYHGVIRAVDPEGKRIVNDVDSRDYLDVVEEEVRSWSYMKFPYIKELGPKEGWYRVGPLARLNVCDFIPSPKAQAAFEQFRAYTKGKPNHMSMHYHWARLIETLHAAEMMKELLLDPDLQGTDLVTKGERCGEGIGLLEAPRGTLFHHYRVNEQDLITMCNLIVSTTNNNEPMNRAVNAAAVAQMTGKAEITEPMMNAVEVAIRAYDPCLSCATHAMGQMPLEVTLYDAAGAVLDQQRKGM from the coding sequence ATGGCACAAAAAATCACTATTGAACCGGTCACCCGGGTTGAAGGGCACGGCAAGGTAACCATCCACTTGGACGATAACCATCAGGTCACGGAAAGCCGTCTCCATATTGTCGAATTTCGCGGCTTTGAACGCTTTGTCTGCGGTCGCCCCTTTTGGGAGGCACCAGTCCTGGTCCAGCGACTCTGTGGCATCTGTCCGGTCAGCCATCATCTGGCTGCGGCCAAGGCTATGGATATGCTTGTCGGGGCTGGAGACGGCAACGGCCTGACCCCGGTGGCGGAAAAGATGCGCCGCCTTATGCATTATGGCCAGATCTTCCAATCCCATGTCCTCCATTTCTTCCATCTGGCCTCGCCTGACCTACTCTTTGGCATGGATGCGGACCCGGAGCGGAGAAATGTCATCGGCGTTATCCTTGAACATCCTGAGCTGGCCAAACAGGCCGTGCTCATGCGCAAGTACGGGCAGGAAATAATTGCGGCCACAGCGGGTAAAAAGATTCACGGCACCGGGGCTGTTCCCGGCGGCATCAATAAGAATCTCAGCCTGGAAGACCGGGATGCCTTTCTCAACGGCATTAACGGTAATCCTGATCTCTCGGCGGACAAGATGATTGAGTGGTCAGAAGCGGCCTTGGCTCTGCTGCTGGATTATCACAGCAGCCATACCGATTTCCTGGACGGCTTTGCCACCTTTCCCTCCAACCACCTGTCGCTGGTTCGCCCGGACGGGGCCTTGGATCTCTATCACGGCGTGATTCGTGCTGTTGATCCTGAAGGAAAACGGATTGTCAATGACGTGGACAGCCGAGATTATCTGGATGTGGTGGAGGAAGAAGTCCGTTCCTGGAGCTATATGAAATTCCCGTATATCAAGGAACTGGGTCCGAAGGAGGGCTGGTACCGGGTTGGTCCGCTGGCCCGGCTCAATGTCTGCGATTTCATTCCCTCGCCCAAGGCCCAGGCAGCCTTTGAGCAGTTCCGCGCCTACACCAAGGGCAAGCCCAATCATATGAGCATGCATTATCACTGGGCACGCTTGATCGAGACCCTGCATGCGGCGGAGATGATGAAGGAGCTGCTCCTTGACCCGGATCTTCAGGGTACAGATCTGGTCACCAAGGGCGAACGGTGCGGAGAGGGCATCGGCCTGCTTGAGGCACCCCGAGGTACCCTGTTCCATCATTACCGAGTCAATGAGCAGGATCTGATCACCATGTGCAATCTTATTGTTTCGACGACCAATAATAACGAACCCATGAATCGGGCCGTCAATGCTGCCGCTGTTGCCCAGATGACGGGGAAGGCCGAGATCACCGAGCCGATGATGAACGCGGTTGAGGTGGCCATCCGCGCCTATGACCCCTGCCTGAGCTGCGCCACCCATGCTATGGGCCAGATGCCCCTGGAGGTCACCCTCTACGATGCCGCAGGAGCTGTCCTTGATCAGCAAAGGAAGGGTATGTGA
- a CDS encoding NADP oxidoreductase has translation MKKPIIATASLAGCFGCHMSFLDIDERILDLVELVHWGKSPINDIKTFEQDCDIALIEGGCCNDEHIHTLRDFRKHCRILVAVGECAIMGGLPAMRNNIPIQECLEEAYLNSPSTAQANPERILPNDAELPALLDKVYPCHEIVKMDYFLPGCPPRADLIYGALTALVTGQEAKLPYEVIKFD, from the coding sequence ATGAAGAAACCGATTATTGCCACTGCTTCCCTGGCAGGCTGCTTCGGCTGTCACATGTCTTTTCTTGACATAGATGAACGCATTCTTGATCTTGTCGAGTTGGTTCACTGGGGCAAAAGCCCGATTAACGATATCAAGACCTTTGAGCAGGACTGTGATATCGCGTTGATTGAAGGCGGATGCTGCAATGACGAGCATATCCATACCCTGCGCGATTTCCGCAAACATTGCCGTATTCTGGTGGCCGTGGGCGAATGCGCCATCATGGGCGGATTACCAGCCATGCGCAATAATATTCCCATTCAAGAATGCCTGGAAGAAGCCTATCTGAACAGTCCGTCCACGGCCCAGGCAAACCCGGAGCGAATTCTGCCCAACGATGCAGAACTGCCCGCGCTGCTGGACAAGGTCTATCCCTGTCACGAGATCGTGAAGATGGATTATTTCCTTCCCGGCTGCCCACCCAGGGCTGACCTGATCTACGGGGCATTAACTGCCCTGGTCACTGGTCAGGAAGCGAAACTCCCCTATGAAGTCATCAAATTTGATTAA
- a CDS encoding 2Fe-2S iron-sulfur cluster-binding protein, whose protein sequence is MSETIETSSETITLTIDGQEIQAKAGQTILQAAQKNGIYIPTLCALHASKENGLKSDIAPGTCRICTVRVNGRTMAACTTPVAQDYIVENDTEELNDLRKTIVELLFVEGNHFCPSCEKSGSCDLQALAYRYQMLSPRFHYAFSSREVNAESPKLLFDRNRCILCRRCVLAITTEDGKQLFGFTKRGDKSGIIMDEELVKNISEEQAQQAMHICPVGAIIRKEKGFDTPFGQRKYDHNPIGSETVCTTCNGEKS, encoded by the coding sequence ATGAGCGAAACGATTGAAACATCGAGTGAGACAATCACCCTGACCATTGACGGACAGGAAATACAGGCAAAGGCAGGACAGACCATCCTCCAGGCTGCCCAAAAAAACGGTATATATATTCCCACCCTTTGCGCCCTGCATGCAAGCAAGGAAAACGGGCTGAAATCGGATATTGCCCCAGGCACCTGCCGCATCTGCACGGTCAGGGTGAACGGTCGTACTATGGCGGCTTGCACCACCCCGGTTGCCCAGGATTATATTGTGGAGAATGACACCGAGGAACTCAACGATCTGCGCAAGACCATTGTCGAGCTGCTCTTTGTTGAGGGCAATCATTTCTGCCCCTCCTGCGAAAAAAGCGGTTCCTGCGATCTCCAGGCCCTGGCCTATCGCTATCAGATGCTCTCGCCCCGGTTTCATTACGCCTTTTCCTCCAGAGAGGTCAATGCCGAGTCTCCCAAGCTCCTTTTTGACCGCAACCGCTGTATCCTCTGCCGACGTTGCGTACTGGCTATCACGACCGAGGACGGGAAACAGCTCTTTGGCTTTACCAAGCGAGGGGATAAAAGCGGGATTATCATGGATGAAGAGCTGGTCAAAAACATCTCGGAAGAGCAGGCCCAACAAGCCATGCACATCTGTCCGGTAGGAGCGATCATCCGTAAAGAAAAGGGCTTTGACACCCCCTTTGGTCAGCGGAAATACGATCATAATCCCATCGGTTCGGAGACGGTCTGCACAACCTGCAACGGAGAAAAATCATGA
- a CDS encoding NADH-ubiquinone oxidoreductase-F iron-sulfur binding region domain-containing protein, giving the protein MSEHIAALAAKYDNDPNRLLDILIDVQAQERCITDDAARQLAQEVGLSWADIHQTVSFYHFLSETPRGEYTIYLNKGPVAIMQGYEAVATAFSEAAGCPIDSVTEDGRIGLFVTADIGMGDQEVAALINNVVFTSLTPEKARALIKDMQEGVSVQDMASKERAYGDGNNSLPSIGSMVRNNIQKAGPVCLGPYEVGVALRKCVTLSKEEVLEEINASKLRGRGGAGFPTGMKWDFCAKAQGPERCVVANADEGEPGTFKDRVLLTERAELLFEGMALCAYAVGATTGSLYLRGEYTYLREYLEQVLEQMRADNLLGKAIAGKAGFDFDIRVQLGAGSYVCGEESALLESAEGKRGEPRNRPPFPAQSGYRAMPTVIDNVETLASAAQIIDKGAAWFSHMGTEESTGTKVLSISGDCDRPGIYEVEFGITIGALLEMAGARDPQAVQVGGPSGQCLNAEAKDTPISFEGCPSAGAIIIIGKQHDLLAIIDNFMEFFTDESCGSCSSCRAGTWILRNTLRRIRQGQGTREDLTAMRQLSTVMEKTTKCGLGHTAPHPILNTLDNFPHLYEALIPEQSDIRVFDLDASIKAANAAVGRTSVPEEKEEEQL; this is encoded by the coding sequence ATGTCCGAACACATTGCCGCTCTTGCTGCAAAGTATGATAACGACCCGAACCGGCTGCTCGACATACTCATTGATGTGCAGGCCCAGGAGCGTTGCATAACCGATGATGCGGCCCGGCAGCTGGCCCAGGAAGTGGGTCTGTCCTGGGCTGATATCCACCAAACTGTTTCCTTTTACCATTTCCTTTCCGAGACACCACGCGGGGAATACACCATCTACCTTAATAAGGGACCGGTCGCCATCATGCAGGGCTATGAGGCGGTTGCTACCGCTTTCAGCGAGGCCGCAGGCTGTCCTATTGATTCAGTGACCGAAGATGGCCGCATCGGCCTCTTTGTTACAGCAGATATCGGCATGGGCGATCAAGAGGTCGCTGCCCTGATCAACAATGTCGTCTTTACCAGCCTGACCCCGGAAAAGGCCCGAGCCTTGATCAAAGACATGCAAGAAGGCGTCTCAGTCCAGGACATGGCGAGCAAAGAAAGAGCATACGGGGACGGCAACAACAGCCTCCCGTCAATCGGCTCGATGGTCCGCAATAATATCCAAAAGGCTGGTCCGGTCTGTTTAGGTCCCTACGAGGTTGGCGTTGCCCTGCGAAAATGCGTCACCCTGTCCAAGGAAGAGGTGTTAGAGGAGATCAATGCCTCCAAGTTACGGGGACGCGGCGGAGCGGGTTTTCCCACGGGCATGAAATGGGATTTCTGCGCCAAGGCCCAAGGGCCGGAACGCTGCGTGGTGGCCAATGCCGATGAAGGCGAGCCCGGCACCTTTAAGGATCGGGTACTGCTCACCGAACGGGCGGAACTCCTCTTTGAAGGCATGGCTCTCTGTGCCTATGCGGTCGGGGCCACAACCGGTTCCCTGTATCTGCGCGGAGAATACACCTATCTCAGGGAATATCTGGAACAGGTGCTGGAGCAGATGCGGGCCGATAACCTGCTGGGCAAAGCGATTGCAGGCAAGGCAGGTTTTGATTTTGATATCCGGGTCCAGCTGGGAGCAGGCTCCTATGTCTGCGGCGAAGAATCCGCCCTGCTGGAATCTGCTGAGGGCAAACGGGGTGAGCCAAGAAACCGCCCTCCCTTCCCGGCCCAAAGCGGTTACCGGGCAATGCCCACGGTCATTGATAATGTAGAGACCCTTGCCTCTGCGGCCCAGATCATCGATAAGGGGGCTGCATGGTTCAGCCATATGGGGACCGAGGAATCCACAGGTACCAAGGTGCTGTCCATCTCTGGAGACTGCGACCGGCCCGGTATCTACGAAGTGGAGTTCGGCATTACCATTGGTGCGTTGCTGGAGATGGCCGGGGCCAGAGATCCACAGGCCGTGCAGGTAGGTGGCCCTTCGGGTCAGTGCCTCAATGCTGAAGCCAAGGACACCCCAATCAGCTTTGAGGGCTGCCCCTCAGCCGGTGCCATCATTATCATCGGCAAACAGCATGATCTGCTGGCCATTATTGATAATTTTATGGAGTTCTTCACTGACGAGTCCTGCGGTTCCTGTTCTTCCTGCCGGGCAGGGACCTGGATACTGCGTAATACCCTGCGCCGCATCAGGCAGGGGCAGGGCACACGGGAAGATCTGACTGCCATGCGCCAACTGAGCACGGTCATGGAAAAGACCACCAAATGCGGTTTGGGCCATACTGCGCCCCACCCCATCCTCAACACGCTGGATAATTTTCCCCATCTCTACGAGGCCCTGATCCCTGAACAGAGTGATATCCGGGTCTTTGACCTGGATGCGTCAATCAAGGCTGCCAATGCTGCGGTCGGCAGAACATCAGTGCCTGAGGAAAAAGAGGAGGAACAGTTATGA
- a CDS encoding heavy metal-associated domain-containing protein, producing the protein MTDPSFYTLIVKGMSCKHCEAAVTEAAQSVPGVTAATVNLEDGMISVQGGEPDAVIQAITKAGYSAHRP; encoded by the coding sequence ATGACTGACCCATCTTTCTACACCCTCATTGTCAAAGGTATGAGCTGTAAACATTGCGAGGCCGCTGTAACCGAAGCAGCCCAGTCTGTCCCCGGCGTAACAGCAGCCACGGTCAACCTGGAAGACGGCATGATCTCTGTCCAGGGCGGTGAACCGGACGCCGTTATCCAGGCCATTACCAAGGCAGGATACAGCGCCCACAGGCCCTGA
- a CDS encoding HEAT repeat domain-containing protein yields MENNDSSSHSGILKGVSTFFSSVVIASASIVVTLTYNSKKLEITNKQAVSQMEIASIKEISKLIPQLGSENAKERKFSAITLSLYGKDAVPALIALLDDEEIEVRNASSKALSLIGEPAVLELETAFKDRQNSANLRGSAIYTLGRMKSRLAIPLALETVADSSENKIIRKDAANALGMLRSTQGIPVLLKAIQSTSNTILVEAAVWALGEIGDKKVTEQLATMLTHQSSRVRMQAVWALTKLEDETTIPLLQKVLQEDTSLEVRDAAINALEWMK; encoded by the coding sequence ATGGAAAATAATGATAGTTCCTCACACAGCGGTATTTTAAAAGGAGTTTCGACCTTTTTCTCTTCGGTCGTCATTGCCTCTGCAAGTATTGTCGTGACCCTCACCTATAATAGTAAAAAACTGGAGATCACCAATAAACAGGCTGTTTCTCAAATGGAAATTGCCAGCATTAAAGAAATTTCAAAACTGATCCCACAACTTGGGTCAGAGAATGCCAAAGAACGTAAATTCAGCGCCATCACCCTGTCGCTTTACGGCAAAGATGCCGTGCCAGCTTTAATCGCCCTGCTGGATGATGAAGAAATAGAGGTGCGCAATGCCAGTAGCAAGGCCCTGTCTTTGATCGGAGAACCTGCTGTTTTGGAATTAGAAACGGCATTTAAAGACCGACAAAACTCAGCAAACCTACGGGGCAGTGCCATCTATACCCTCGGTCGTATGAAATCCAGACTGGCAATCCCTCTGGCCCTTGAGACGGTTGCTGACAGCTCTGAAAACAAGATTATCCGTAAAGATGCGGCAAACGCCCTTGGTATGCTGAGAAGCACCCAGGGGATCCCTGTCTTACTCAAGGCCATCCAATCAACCTCAAACACCATCCTTGTTGAAGCAGCTGTTTGGGCCCTAGGGGAGATTGGGGATAAAAAGGTAACAGAACAACTCGCCACGATGTTAACCCATCAGAGCAGCAGGGTGAGGATGCAAGCGGTATGGGCCTTGACGAAATTAGAAGATGAAACAACCATTCCTCTTCTGCAAAAGGTCCTTCAGGAAGATACAAGTCTCGAAGTTCGTGACGCGGCAATCAATGCCCTTGAATGGATGAAGTAA